The following coding sequences lie in one Megalodesulfovibrio gigas DSM 1382 = ATCC 19364 genomic window:
- a CDS encoding sensor histidine kinase gives MTGQEKQQTQEGVAGLDVCVTNGTLSATDGQCLLESDESRIVVGLVGAGPGFMSIMELIHNTEYHDYVPEMVLAGAAEVGDSSAKRSYLQQLGTPLYDTWEELYAAHPDITLIIELTCNALKTKMLRERLPATISLVDQPAAIFFCGLHNMLQTSQHCRQRLDRQRALMQTIMDEMREDIMLLDREARVVDLNRHAAAHSGLPREALIGRPCWLVEHVEPGQLFCESHNEGCPFHATLRTGEAAEALMTRVSERGELRYYRLYSYPILSPQGNLANILLIRRDITERTRRERAQQQQEKLEIIVQESKRLESMLKSILDFAKPSGEETGVVDVAKIAYDTTTFMHLGYASQGYEIRFEQLEETPSVKGDATRLSQCLVNCIKNSVEAMPGGGQVLVRLGMDREQKGVVVLEIVDQGQGMSDEAIQKAFSPFFTTKESGAGLGLAMVKKTVEDFGGSVHLRSREGHGLTLSLHLLAA, from the coding sequence ATGACGGGACAGGAGAAGCAGCAGACACAAGAAGGCGTCGCCGGGCTGGACGTGTGCGTGACGAATGGCACGCTGTCCGCGACCGACGGACAGTGCCTGCTGGAGTCCGACGAGTCCAGGATCGTGGTGGGGCTGGTGGGGGCCGGACCGGGATTCATGTCCATCATGGAGTTGATCCACAACACGGAATACCACGACTACGTGCCGGAGATGGTCCTGGCCGGCGCGGCGGAAGTGGGAGATTCCAGCGCCAAACGCAGCTATCTGCAGCAGCTGGGCACGCCCCTGTATGACACCTGGGAAGAACTGTACGCCGCGCACCCGGACATCACCCTGATCATCGAACTGACCTGCAACGCCCTCAAAACCAAGATGTTGCGCGAGCGGCTGCCGGCGACGATCTCCCTGGTGGATCAGCCTGCGGCCATCTTTTTCTGCGGCCTGCACAACATGCTGCAGACTTCCCAGCACTGCCGCCAGCGGCTGGACCGGCAGCGGGCCTTGATGCAGACCATCATGGACGAAATGCGCGAGGACATCATGTTGCTGGACCGCGAGGCCCGCGTGGTGGACCTGAACCGCCATGCCGCTGCCCATTCCGGCCTGCCGCGGGAAGCGCTGATCGGCCGGCCGTGCTGGCTTGTGGAGCATGTGGAGCCGGGACAGCTGTTCTGTGAATCCCACAATGAGGGCTGCCCCTTCCATGCCACCCTGCGCACCGGCGAGGCGGCCGAAGCCCTGATGACCCGCGTGTCCGAACGCGGGGAACTGCGCTATTACCGGCTGTACAGCTATCCCATCCTCAGCCCGCAGGGCAATCTGGCGAACATCCTGCTCATCCGGCGGGACATCACCGAGCGCACCCGCCGCGAACGCGCCCAGCAGCAACAGGAAAAGCTGGAAATCATCGTCCAGGAGTCCAAGCGTTTGGAATCCATGCTCAAAAGCATCCTGGACTTCGCCAAGCCCTCGGGCGAGGAAACCGGCGTGGTGGACGTGGCCAAGATTGCCTACGATACCACCACCTTCATGCATCTGGGCTATGCCAGCCAGGGCTACGAGATACGATTTGAACAGCTGGAAGAAACGCCCTCGGTCAAGGGCGATGCCACGCGGCTGTCCCAGTGTCTGGTGAACTGCATCAAGAATTCGGTGGAAGCCATGCCCGGCGGCGGGCAGGTGCTGGTGCGCCTGGGCATGGACCGCGAGCAGAAGGGCGTGGTGGTGCTGGAGATTGTGGACCAGGGCCAGGGCATGAGCGACGAGGCCATCCAGAAGGCCTTCAGCCCCTTCTTCACCACCAAGGAGAGCGGGGCCGGGCTGGGTCTGGCCATGGTCAAGAAGACCGTGGAAGACTTCGGCGGCTCGGTGCACCTGCGCAGCCGCGAAGGCCACGGGCTGACCCTCTCTCTGCACCTGCTGGCGGCGTGA
- the lgt gene encoding prolipoprotein diacylglyceryl transferase, which produces MLLHPAFDPVAIHLGPFAVRWYGLMYMLGFGAAWLLGRWRASRPPWSQAGWSPLMVDDLITWCVAGLILGARLGYTIFYDFNHFFSHPLDVFKVWHGGMSFHGGLLGIALAGLFFARRKGKTFLEIGDFVCPLAPPGLFAGRMGNFINGELWGRPTDLPWGMVFPDPAAGGLPRHPSQLYEAALEGLVLFAVLWLFSRKPRPTGAVTGVFLLLYGLFRGLVEFVREPDPQLGYLAFDWLTMGQVLSLPMILAGLAALAWAYATSRRAMPKP; this is translated from the coding sequence ATGCTGCTGCACCCGGCCTTTGATCCCGTGGCCATCCACCTTGGCCCGTTCGCCGTCCGCTGGTATGGCCTCATGTACATGCTCGGCTTCGGCGCGGCCTGGCTGCTGGGCCGCTGGCGGGCATCGCGGCCGCCGTGGTCGCAGGCGGGGTGGTCGCCGTTGATGGTGGACGATCTCATCACCTGGTGCGTGGCCGGGCTCATCCTCGGCGCGCGGCTCGGCTATACGATCTTCTACGATTTCAATCATTTCTTCAGCCATCCCCTGGACGTGTTCAAGGTCTGGCACGGCGGCATGAGCTTCCACGGCGGGTTGCTGGGCATCGCGCTGGCGGGGCTGTTCTTTGCCCGGCGCAAGGGCAAGACGTTTCTTGAAATCGGGGACTTCGTCTGCCCGCTGGCGCCTCCGGGGCTGTTCGCCGGGCGCATGGGCAACTTCATCAACGGCGAACTCTGGGGACGGCCCACGGATTTGCCCTGGGGCATGGTTTTCCCGGATCCTGCCGCGGGAGGGCTGCCGCGGCACCCCTCGCAGCTGTATGAAGCGGCCCTGGAAGGCCTGGTGCTGTTTGCGGTGCTGTGGTTGTTTTCCCGCAAGCCGCGACCGACGGGAGCCGTCACCGGCGTGTTTCTGCTGCTGTACGGCCTCTTCCGCGGGCTGGTGGAGTTCGTGCGCGAGCCGGATCCCCAGCTGGGCTACCTGGCGTTTGATTGGCTGACCATGGGACAGGTGCTGTCCTTGCCCATGATCCTGGCTGGTCTGGCCGCATTGGCCTGGGCCTATGCCACGTCACGGCGGGCCATGCCCAAACCCTGA
- a CDS encoding DUF599 domain-containing protein, whose translation MHPILAAHLTDLLCLLASAGLYGCYHLFLQCRLRRDPFYTMQAYTELARKAWVASVMTGQKDLLAIQTLRNATMAATFLASTAIILAVGVLSMASQTGRLIQTWHVLTSIDTTAQSLFGFKLLLLVVNLFGAFFSFSMSVRLYNHLGFLINTPSDEAGRCQSMEFVALELNRAARHFHKGLRAYYFMMPLLFWLYGSAMLLLATAGMIAVMFWLDRTPRVRREARPRQADGERNHS comes from the coding sequence ATGCATCCCATACTTGCCGCGCATCTGACGGATTTGCTTTGCCTGCTGGCCTCCGCAGGGCTGTACGGCTGCTATCACCTGTTCCTGCAGTGCCGCCTCCGGCGGGATCCCTTCTACACCATGCAGGCCTATACGGAATTGGCGCGCAAGGCCTGGGTGGCGAGCGTCATGACTGGGCAGAAGGATCTGCTGGCCATCCAGACCCTGCGTAACGCCACCATGGCGGCCACGTTCCTGGCCTCCACAGCCATCATTCTGGCTGTGGGCGTGCTCTCCATGGCCAGCCAGACCGGCAGGCTGATCCAGACCTGGCACGTGCTGACCAGCATCGACACCACGGCCCAGAGCCTCTTCGGGTTCAAGCTGCTGCTGCTGGTGGTGAATCTCTTCGGCGCATTCTTCAGCTTCTCCATGTCCGTGCGCTTGTACAACCATCTGGGATTTCTCATCAACACCCCAAGCGACGAGGCCGGCCGCTGCCAGTCCATGGAGTTTGTCGCCCTGGAGCTCAACCGCGCGGCCCGGCACTTCCACAAGGGCTTGCGCGCCTACTACTTCATGATGCCGCTGTTGTTCTGGCTGTACGGCTCGGCCATGCTGCTGCTGGCCACGGCCGGGATGATTGCGGTGATGTTCTGGCTGGACAGAACCCCCCGCGTGCGCCGGGAGGCACGGCCACGGCAGGCGGACGGGGAGAGGAACCACTCCTGA
- a CDS encoding metal ABC transporter ATP-binding protein translates to MSNNSMPYAIEVEHLTVSYGPSPALLDVTVRIEPGLLVGVIGPNGGGKSTFIKAVLGFVKPDLGRVRILGQPVEKTKGLVAYVPQRGAVDWDFPITVGQVAMMGRYGRIPWWKDPGRQDRERVEEALAMVRMEGFRHRQIGQLSGGQQQRVFMARALAQGAEVLLLDEPFAGVDAATERAILDVFSRARAAGKTLVVVHHDLATAAEYFDRLLLIKQRSYGYGPPQAVLQEELLAEVYEGKLRLFGLPTKETGTAR, encoded by the coding sequence ATGTCCAATAATTCCATGCCCTATGCCATCGAGGTGGAGCACCTTACCGTGAGCTATGGCCCTTCACCGGCCCTGCTGGACGTCACGGTGCGCATTGAGCCCGGGCTGCTGGTGGGGGTCATCGGCCCCAATGGCGGCGGCAAATCCACCTTCATCAAGGCCGTGCTGGGCTTCGTTAAGCCGGACCTGGGCCGCGTGCGCATCCTGGGCCAGCCCGTGGAAAAGACCAAGGGGCTGGTGGCCTACGTGCCCCAGCGCGGGGCCGTGGACTGGGATTTCCCCATCACCGTGGGCCAGGTGGCCATGATGGGCCGCTACGGCCGCATCCCCTGGTGGAAGGATCCCGGCCGCCAGGACCGCGAACGCGTGGAAGAAGCCCTGGCCATGGTGCGCATGGAAGGCTTCCGCCACCGGCAGATCGGCCAGCTTTCCGGCGGGCAGCAGCAGCGGGTGTTCATGGCCCGGGCCCTGGCCCAGGGCGCGGAGGTGCTGCTGCTGGACGAGCCCTTTGCCGGGGTGGACGCAGCCACTGAACGCGCCATCCTGGACGTGTTCTCCCGGGCCCGCGCCGCCGGCAAGACACTGGTGGTGGTGCATCACGATCTGGCCACCGCCGCCGAGTATTTCGACCGTCTCCTGCTCATCAAGCAGCGCAGCTACGGCTACGGCCCGCCCCAGGCCGTGTTGCAGGAAGAATTGCTGGCCGAGGTGTACGAAGGCAAGCTGCGGCTCTTCGGCCTTCCGACCAAGGAAACTGGAACCGCGAGATGA
- a CDS encoding metal ABC transporter solute-binding protein, Zn/Mn family: protein MTHFAAMLLLWSLLTTALAPAIAWAAPAGERPSQRPMVLCSTTQIADFARELAGDDLDVRCVLAPGADPHTYSPTPADAALAARAALCLQNGLHLEGSNWMASLARDAGKPVVTCAKAVVPLQMDYDGHAMPDPHAWFSPANAAAYVRTIRDAFLQLDPANAPAYAARADLYLQQLSVLDGWIRQQVGHIPPAQRILVTSHDAFNYFCRDYRFNAHNNYLSLAPIGWSTGGEVGGGMTPSRRAQVVASLKQSGTRAVFVETSVNPKLLREIADEAGVAIGGSLYSDSMGEAGSAGERYLGMMRENVLTIVRALTGE, encoded by the coding sequence ATGACGCACTTCGCCGCCATGCTGCTCCTGTGGAGCCTCCTGACGACAGCCCTGGCCCCCGCCATCGCCTGGGCAGCGCCCGCTGGCGAACGTCCCAGCCAACGTCCCATGGTGCTCTGCTCCACCACCCAGATTGCCGACTTTGCCCGCGAGCTCGCCGGGGACGATCTGGACGTGCGCTGCGTGCTCGCACCGGGAGCCGACCCGCACACCTACTCCCCCACTCCGGCCGACGCCGCCCTGGCCGCCCGCGCCGCCCTGTGCCTGCAAAACGGCCTGCACCTGGAAGGCTCCAACTGGATGGCCTCCCTGGCCCGGGACGCCGGCAAGCCCGTGGTCACCTGCGCCAAGGCCGTGGTCCCCCTGCAGATGGACTACGACGGCCACGCCATGCCCGACCCCCACGCCTGGTTCTCCCCGGCCAATGCCGCGGCCTATGTGCGCACCATCCGCGACGCCTTCCTGCAGCTGGACCCGGCCAATGCCCCGGCCTACGCCGCCCGGGCCGACCTGTACCTGCAGCAACTCAGCGTGCTGGACGGCTGGATCCGCCAACAGGTGGGACACATCCCGCCGGCGCAGCGCATCCTGGTCACCAGTCACGACGCCTTCAACTACTTTTGCCGCGACTATCGATTCAATGCGCACAACAACTACCTGTCCCTGGCGCCCATCGGCTGGTCCACGGGCGGAGAGGTGGGCGGCGGCATGACGCCCTCGCGCCGCGCCCAGGTGGTGGCCTCCCTCAAACAGTCCGGCACGCGGGCCGTGTTCGTGGAAACCAGCGTCAATCCCAAGCTGTTGCGCGAAATTGCCGACGAAGCCGGCGTGGCCATCGGCGGCTCCCTGTATTCCGATTCCATGGGCGAAGCTGGCTCGGCCGGCGAACGCTACCTGGGCATGATGCGTGAAAATGTGCTGACCATCGTCCGCGCCCTCACGGGAGAATAG
- a CDS encoding exodeoxyribonuclease III, producing the protein MRLACWNVNGIRAAWGKGFGDWFAAAQADVVCLQETKAHPDQLGPAERQPDGWWSAWHWATKKKGYSGVACFAKTPPLACTLDLADERFHGEGRCINLEFPAFHLLNIYFPNGQMNEERLAYKMAFYDAFLEHAQALRRGKPVVVCGDFNTAHTELDIARPKENEKTSGFLPMERIWMDRFEAAGYVDTFRHLHPGEKDHYTWWSFRANARPRNVGWRIDYCYVSAELTDAIADAWIEPQVMGSDHCPIGLELSLPLT; encoded by the coding sequence ATGCGCCTGGCCTGCTGGAACGTCAACGGCATCCGCGCCGCCTGGGGCAAAGGCTTCGGGGACTGGTTTGCCGCAGCGCAGGCGGACGTGGTCTGCCTGCAGGAAACCAAGGCCCATCCGGACCAGCTGGGCCCGGCCGAACGCCAGCCCGACGGCTGGTGGAGCGCCTGGCACTGGGCCACCAAAAAGAAAGGCTATTCCGGCGTGGCCTGCTTTGCCAAAACCCCGCCCCTGGCCTGCACCCTGGATCTGGCCGACGAACGCTTCCATGGCGAGGGCCGCTGCATCAACCTGGAGTTCCCGGCCTTTCATCTGCTCAACATCTATTTCCCCAACGGGCAGATGAACGAAGAACGTCTGGCCTACAAGATGGCCTTCTACGATGCCTTTCTGGAGCATGCCCAGGCCCTGCGCCGCGGCAAGCCCGTGGTGGTCTGCGGCGACTTCAACACCGCCCACACCGAGCTCGACATCGCCCGGCCCAAGGAAAACGAGAAGACCTCAGGCTTTCTGCCCATGGAACGAATCTGGATGGACCGCTTCGAGGCCGCCGGCTATGTGGACACCTTCCGCCATCTGCACCCCGGCGAAAAGGACCACTACACCTGGTGGAGCTTCCGGGCCAATGCCCGTCCCCGCAACGTGGGCTGGCGCATCGATTATTGCTACGTCTCCGCCGAACTGACGGACGCCATCGCGGACGCCTGGATCGAGCCCCAGGTCATGGGCTCGGACCACTGCCCCATCGGCCTGGAACTGTCCCTGCCCCTGACCTAG
- a CDS encoding ABC transporter substrate-binding protein, with amino-acid sequence MDVSPLLFFKVLLMAGACLASATASWAAAQPLTVQLKWRHQYQFAGCYVALEQGYYADAGLHVVLKEWNSGRDPVEDVLTGMVDVGIGAANILEARMAGKPVVALAAIFQRSPLAILALKSSGIATPQDVAGKRVAITRHSDLELWAMLRRAGVRMQDVILADNVTARLDDLLTGKVDAISGYLSTQALQLQARGLDPVVLRPAAYDIEFYGDTLFTSEAVLRRRAGDIDAFVSATLRGWQHALDNPDETVDLILRRYAPEADRAVLLQEAEAVRRLIAPDWVPVGSMEALRWRGMAQELRSLGYAGDPALVDGLVHTTEAQRLEGMRRSLLLVLVVAAVALAGVLALLVVNRRLTREVQRRRAAEAEAQEKGGLLEAMLHQLPVFMLQVNAEQEVLFCRGQGLRRLGLEDDALVGRRLDLVFPHLAERLARAQVEGSTSFVVRGEAPDSPWQLETYAFQDQGGRLTGFSLDSTAVMQAEQVRARLVTLIESSPDIVFMAQASGEVLYLNNAGREFYGQDVLDGPPLRIPMLHPSDVGRRIVAEAIPVALREGVWIGETVLRNSRGQERPVSQAFIAHRESDGTVQRLSAICRDLSKRLQMEEELKAATRDAQAASQAKSEFLAHMSHEVRTPLNGMLGMLQLLSLTSLTAEQREYVDTGLASGRGLVTILSDILDLSRVEAGRLTLEEKPLDLRVLVEEVASLFLGEAQAKGLSFDVWVDPATPETILGDAGRLRQVLFNLLGNAVKFTASGSVTLEVVSLRTSEDSQRSDFAEEPGGGVLVFQVADTGPGINEADIPQLFGAFVKKNPPAQHGDGVPLPRHKGAGLGLTVVARLVKLMGGSIQVVSRPGEGSEFTVTLPCASLPTPQPDAAPAASGAALAPTHPASPMPLRILVAEDEPTNRYTMETFLSRRGHHVATAANGQDALAKGLADAFDLILLDIQLPLVSGLDVARQLRDKGVTTPIVAITAFAMQGDRERFLEAGMNDYLSKPLDFRALELLLKAYAP; translated from the coding sequence ATGGACGTATCTCCGCTGCTGTTTTTCAAGGTGCTGCTGATGGCCGGCGCATGCCTAGCCAGCGCCACGGCGTCATGGGCGGCGGCCCAGCCGCTGACGGTACAGTTAAAGTGGCGGCATCAATACCAGTTTGCCGGATGCTATGTCGCGCTTGAGCAGGGATATTACGCAGATGCCGGGTTGCACGTCGTCCTGAAGGAATGGAACAGCGGGCGGGACCCTGTGGAAGACGTGCTGACCGGTATGGTGGATGTGGGCATCGGCGCGGCGAATATCCTGGAAGCCCGCATGGCCGGCAAGCCCGTGGTGGCTCTGGCCGCCATCTTTCAGCGGTCCCCCCTAGCCATTCTGGCCCTCAAGAGTTCGGGCATCGCCACCCCGCAGGACGTGGCCGGCAAGCGGGTGGCCATCACCAGGCACAGCGACCTGGAGCTCTGGGCCATGCTGCGCAGGGCCGGTGTGCGCATGCAGGATGTCATCCTGGCAGACAACGTGACCGCGCGCCTGGACGACCTGCTGACCGGCAAGGTGGATGCCATCTCCGGCTATCTTTCCACCCAGGCCCTCCAGCTGCAGGCCCGCGGGCTGGACCCCGTGGTCCTGCGGCCTGCTGCCTACGACATTGAATTTTATGGCGATACCCTGTTCACTTCCGAGGCGGTCCTGCGGCGCCGCGCCGGGGACATCGACGCCTTTGTCAGCGCCACCCTGCGGGGCTGGCAGCATGCCCTGGACAACCCGGACGAGACCGTGGACCTCATCCTGCGTCGCTACGCCCCCGAGGCGGACAGGGCGGTGCTGCTCCAGGAGGCCGAGGCGGTGCGACGGCTCATCGCCCCGGACTGGGTGCCGGTGGGGAGCATGGAAGCGCTTCGCTGGCGGGGCATGGCCCAGGAACTGCGTTCCCTGGGCTACGCCGGGGATCCGGCCCTCGTGGACGGCCTGGTGCACACCACCGAGGCCCAGCGCCTGGAGGGCATGCGACGATCCCTGCTGTTGGTGCTGGTTGTGGCTGCCGTGGCCCTGGCTGGCGTGCTGGCGCTGTTGGTGGTCAACAGGCGGTTGACCCGCGAGGTCCAGCGCAGGCGCGCTGCCGAGGCCGAGGCCCAGGAAAAGGGCGGCCTGCTGGAAGCCATGCTCCACCAACTGCCCGTTTTCATGCTGCAGGTGAATGCCGAACAGGAGGTGCTCTTCTGCCGCGGGCAGGGCCTGCGTCGGCTGGGGCTGGAGGACGATGCCCTGGTGGGCCGCCGGCTGGATCTCGTGTTTCCCCATCTTGCCGAACGCCTGGCCCGGGCGCAGGTCGAAGGCTCGACGTCCTTCGTGGTCCGGGGCGAGGCGCCGGACAGTCCCTGGCAGCTGGAGACCTACGCGTTCCAGGATCAGGGCGGCCGGCTCACCGGGTTTTCCCTGGATTCCACTGCCGTCATGCAGGCAGAACAGGTGCGGGCCCGGCTGGTGACGCTTATCGAGTCGTCGCCGGATATCGTGTTCATGGCCCAGGCGTCCGGGGAAGTGCTGTACCTCAACAACGCCGGCAGGGAATTTTACGGCCAGGATGTCCTGGACGGCCCGCCGTTGCGCATCCCCATGCTGCACCCATCGGATGTGGGGCGGCGCATCGTGGCCGAGGCCATCCCGGTGGCCCTGCGCGAGGGCGTCTGGATTGGCGAAACCGTGCTGCGAAACTCGCGCGGGCAGGAACGGCCCGTCTCCCAGGCCTTCATCGCCCACCGGGAGTCGGACGGCACGGTGCAGCGCCTGTCCGCCATCTGCCGCGATCTGAGCAAGCGGCTGCAGATGGAGGAGGAACTCAAGGCCGCCACCCGGGACGCCCAGGCCGCCTCCCAGGCCAAAAGCGAGTTCCTGGCCCACATGAGCCACGAGGTCCGCACGCCCCTGAACGGCATGCTGGGCATGCTGCAGTTGCTCTCCCTCACGTCCCTCACGGCGGAACAGCGGGAATACGTGGACACCGGCCTGGCCTCGGGGCGCGGGCTGGTGACCATTCTTTCAGACATCCTGGACCTCTCGCGCGTGGAGGCCGGCCGGCTGACCCTGGAGGAAAAACCCCTGGACCTGCGGGTGCTGGTGGAGGAGGTGGCCTCCCTGTTCCTGGGCGAGGCCCAGGCCAAGGGGCTGAGCTTCGACGTCTGGGTGGATCCCGCCACGCCGGAAACCATCCTTGGCGATGCCGGCCGGCTGCGGCAGGTGCTCTTCAACCTGCTGGGCAATGCCGTGAAGTTCACCGCCTCAGGCAGCGTGACGCTGGAGGTGGTGTCCTTGCGCACCTCCGAGGACTCGCAGCGGTCGGATTTTGCGGAAGAGCCGGGCGGCGGCGTGCTGGTGTTCCAGGTTGCCGACACCGGACCGGGCATCAACGAGGCGGATATCCCACAATTGTTTGGGGCCTTTGTCAAAAAGAACCCGCCTGCGCAGCATGGCGACGGCGTGCCTCTCCCGCGCCACAAGGGGGCCGGACTGGGGCTGACCGTGGTGGCCCGGCTGGTGAAGCTCATGGGCGGCAGCATTCAGGTGGTCAGTCGGCCGGGCGAGGGGTCGGAATTCACCGTCACCCTGCCGTGCGCGTCCCTGCCCACGCCGCAGCCCGATGCCGCCCCTGCGGCCTCTGGCGCCGCCCTCGCGCCCACGCACCCCGCATCGCCAATGCCGCTGCGCATCCTGGTTGCCGAGGACGAACCCACCAACCGCTACACCATGGAAACGTTTTTGAGCCGGCGGGGGCATCATGTGGCCACCGCCGCAAACGGCCAGGACGCCCTGGCCAAGGGCCTGGCCGACGCCTTTGATCTCATCCTGCTGGACATCCAGCTCCCCCTGGTCAGCGGCCTGGACGTGGCGCGCCAGCTGCGGGACAAAGGCGTGACCACGCCCATCGTGGCCATCACGGCCTTTGCCATGCAGGGCGACCGGGAGCGGTTTCTGGAAGCGGGGATGAACGACTATCTCTCCAAGCCCCTGGACTTCCGGGCCCTGGAGCTGCTGCTCAAAGCGTACGCACCCTGA
- a CDS encoding metal ABC transporter permease, whose amino-acid sequence MMDALTQLLLTPWQEGFFVKAMLGGCLIAMVSGVVGCLVVLRRMAFLGDALSHAMIAGVAGGYLFMKLLFGIEAHAPAMLVGSLIAAVLTVMCIGFVSRVARVKEDTAIGVMYTGVFAGGVVLVSVFKHAIHIDLMHFIMGDVLAIATADLWAAAIAASLVTAVIILFFRAFQITSFDPIMAAAIGFPVVLIDYTLTVCVSLVVVSAVSMVGVILVVGLLITPAATAYLLSDRLERMMVLAALFGVSSVVLGLYVSVWLDTAGGGAVMLVCTLQFLLVLVFAPRYGMLARRLRLARMVPQQLAEDILIELLKAEDAPSAPPHLTQDHLAAAIAAHPREQHVRAMPVRTALRRMAGQGLLLLDDGPMRLTEAGRAEATRIRRAHRLWESWLDHLGEPAEALHQKAQALEHVHAPEALDYLDDMLLHPDTDPHGEPIPRNPDRFTADARIPLSLLRPGDCGTVQCSGTACQAANLLPGVCVEVLPRLDGGRTWQVRLPDGSVRTFDHPQADAILLERVTLAEGCGCRGVSA is encoded by the coding sequence ATGATGGACGCCCTGACGCAACTGCTGCTGACGCCCTGGCAGGAAGGCTTCTTTGTCAAGGCCATGCTGGGGGGCTGCCTCATCGCCATGGTCAGCGGCGTGGTGGGCTGCCTGGTGGTGCTCCGGCGCATGGCCTTTCTGGGGGACGCCCTGTCCCACGCCATGATCGCCGGGGTGGCCGGCGGCTACCTGTTCATGAAGCTGCTCTTTGGCATCGAGGCCCACGCCCCGGCCATGCTGGTGGGGTCCCTCATCGCCGCAGTGCTCACGGTCATGTGTATCGGCTTTGTCTCGCGCGTGGCCAGGGTCAAGGAGGATACGGCCATCGGCGTCATGTACACCGGCGTCTTTGCCGGGGGCGTGGTGCTGGTGTCGGTGTTCAAGCATGCCATCCACATCGACCTCATGCACTTCATCATGGGCGACGTGCTGGCCATCGCCACGGCGGATCTGTGGGCCGCAGCCATTGCCGCCAGTCTGGTCACTGCCGTCATCATCCTGTTTTTCCGCGCCTTCCAGATCACCAGCTTCGATCCGATCATGGCGGCGGCCATCGGCTTTCCCGTGGTGCTCATCGATTACACCCTCACGGTGTGCGTCAGTCTGGTGGTGGTCAGCGCCGTGTCCATGGTGGGGGTGATTCTGGTGGTGGGCCTGCTCATCACGCCCGCAGCCACGGCCTATCTGCTCTCGGACCGTCTGGAGCGCATGATGGTGCTGGCGGCGCTGTTCGGCGTCTCCAGCGTGGTGCTGGGGCTGTATGTCTCGGTCTGGCTGGATACGGCCGGCGGCGGCGCGGTGATGCTCGTCTGCACCCTGCAGTTCCTGCTGGTGCTGGTGTTCGCCCCCCGGTACGGCATGCTGGCCCGGCGGCTGCGGCTGGCACGCATGGTGCCGCAGCAGCTGGCGGAAGACATCCTCATCGAGCTGCTCAAGGCCGAAGACGCCCCCTCCGCTCCCCCGCACCTGACCCAGGACCACTTGGCTGCAGCCATCGCCGCGCACCCGCGAGAGCAGCACGTCCGGGCCATGCCGGTGCGCACGGCCCTGCGTCGCATGGCCGGTCAGGGCCTGTTGTTGCTGGATGACGGCCCGATGCGCCTTACCGAAGCCGGCCGCGCCGAGGCCACACGCATCCGCCGCGCCCATCGGCTTTGGGAAAGCTGGCTGGATCACCTGGGCGAACCCGCCGAGGCCCTGCACCAGAAGGCCCAGGCCCTGGAGCACGTCCACGCTCCGGAAGCCCTGGACTACCTGGACGACATGCTCCTGCACCCGGACACCGATCCCCACGGCGAGCCGATCCCCAGGAATCCCGACCGCTTCACCGCCGACGCCCGCATCCCCCTCAGCCTGCTGCGGCCGGGCGACTGCGGCACGGTGCAATGCAGCGGCACGGCCTGTCAGGCGGCGAACCTGCTCCCGGGGGTCTGCGTGGAAGTGCTGCCCCGGCTGGATGGCGGCCGCACGTGGCAGGTGCGCCTGCCCGACGGCAGCGTGCGGACCTTCGATCACCCCCAGGCCGATGCGATACTGCTGGAACGGGTGACACTGGCCGAGGGGTGCGGCTGCCGCGGCGTTTCTGCCTGA